The following coding sequences are from one Mycobacterium bourgelatii window:
- a CDS encoding MCE family protein codes for MLTRFVWRQLILFGLISLVTAIALGWYYLRIPSAMGIGQYTLKAELPSSGGLYRTANVTYRGQTIGRVTAVEPLERGAEVTMSIANRYKIPIDASANVHSVSAVGEQYLDLVSTGNPDHYFQPGQTIRNGTVPTEIGPALDAAQRGLAAIPADKIAGVLDETAQAVGGLGPALQRLVDATQALAGDFKTNISDVNDIIQNSAPILDSQINSGDAIRRWSRNLDILAAQAAETDPSLQRILTQAAPTADQVNEVFGDVRESLPQTLANLAIVLEMLKRYNKGIEQLLVSYPQGAAEGQTVTAPFPGYATLDTALTINQPPPCLTGFLPPSQWRSPADTSLAPMPSGTYCKIPQDTPANAVRGARNLPCVDVPGKRAATPRECRDPNPYVPLGTNPWYGEPNQLLTCPAAAARCDQPVKPGFVIPAPSVNNGMNPAPADRVPGTPPPVSDPLSRPGSGVVQCNGQQPNPCVYTPGAPPAAVYNPQRGELIGPDGVKYSVENSTKTGDDGWKDMLSPPS; via the coding sequence ATGCTGACCCGCTTCGTCTGGCGCCAACTGATCCTGTTCGGCCTGATCAGTCTGGTCACGGCGATTGCACTCGGCTGGTATTACCTACGGATTCCGAGTGCGATGGGGATCGGCCAGTACACGCTGAAGGCTGAACTGCCGTCGTCGGGTGGCCTGTACCGGACGGCCAACGTGACGTATCGCGGCCAGACCATCGGCAGGGTGACCGCTGTGGAACCCCTCGAGCGGGGAGCGGAAGTCACCATGAGCATTGCCAACCGCTACAAGATCCCGATCGACGCGTCGGCGAATGTACATTCGGTGTCCGCGGTCGGTGAGCAGTATCTGGACCTGGTGTCGACCGGAAACCCGGACCACTACTTTCAGCCGGGCCAGACCATCCGAAACGGCACGGTGCCCACTGAGATCGGACCGGCGCTGGACGCCGCTCAACGCGGGCTAGCCGCGATTCCCGCGGACAAGATCGCCGGGGTGCTCGACGAAACAGCCCAAGCGGTAGGCGGATTGGGCCCTGCGCTGCAGCGCCTGGTCGATGCGACTCAGGCTCTCGCGGGCGATTTCAAGACCAACATCTCCGATGTCAACGACATCATTCAAAACTCGGCGCCGATCCTGGACAGCCAGATCAATTCGGGCGACGCGATCCGGCGCTGGTCGCGCAACCTGGACATCCTGGCCGCGCAGGCGGCGGAAACCGACCCGTCCCTGCAACGCATCCTGACTCAGGCGGCGCCGACAGCTGATCAGGTCAACGAGGTATTCGGTGACGTCCGCGAGTCGCTGCCGCAGACCCTGGCGAACCTCGCGATCGTGCTGGAGATGCTCAAGCGCTACAACAAGGGCATCGAGCAACTATTGGTGTCCTATCCGCAGGGCGCCGCGGAAGGTCAGACCGTAACGGCGCCATTTCCCGGATACGCGACGCTCGACACCGCACTGACGATCAATCAGCCCCCGCCCTGTCTGACCGGCTTTTTGCCGCCGTCTCAGTGGCGGTCGCCGGCCGACACCAGTCTGGCGCCGATGCCGTCCGGAACCTACTGCAAGATTCCCCAGGACACTCCGGCCAACGCGGTGCGCGGGGCGCGCAACCTTCCATGTGTGGATGTGCCGGGGAAGCGGGCCGCGACACCGCGGGAGTGTCGGGACCCCAACCCGTATGTTCCGCTGGGCACCAATCCTTGGTATGGCGAACCCAACCAACTTCTCACCTGCCCGGCGGCCGCCGCACGCTGTGATCAACCGGTGAAGCCAGGTTTTGTGATCCCGGCGCCGTCGGTCAACAACGGCATGAATCCCGCACCAGCCGACCGGGTACCGGGGACGCCTCCGCCGGTCAGCGACCCGTTGTCGCGGCCGGGATCTGGTGTCGTGCAATGCAATGGACAACAGCCCAACCCGTGTGTCTACACACCGGGCGCTCCTCCTGCCGCCGTATACAACCCGCAGCGTGGCGAGCTCATAGGTCCGGACGGAGTCAAATATTCCGTCGAAAACTCAACCAAGACAGGCGATGACGGATGGAAGGACATGCTGTCGCCGCCGAGCTGA
- a CDS encoding type II toxin-antitoxin system Phd/YefM family antitoxin, producing MREVIGLTQLRSDACTYLERVAAGETIGIVRRGKLVARMSPVGDGRGAPIPPRSVKDGSEPGGWVGLDELRKRAGRCFDRVAAGETIYVVRGGRLLARIVSVDDSGMAPGPTDRGGEIDLDELRKRAGRYFDRVEAGQTIEVRRGGKVVARIVSVA from the coding sequence ATGCGGGAAGTAATTGGTCTGACCCAACTCCGGAGTGACGCGTGTACGTATCTCGAGCGGGTCGCCGCAGGGGAGACGATCGGCATCGTCCGCCGTGGCAAGTTGGTGGCACGCATGTCGCCGGTGGGGGACGGGCGGGGTGCGCCGATTCCTCCGCGATCTGTCAAAGACGGGTCGGAACCCGGCGGGTGGGTCGGTCTTGACGAACTGCGCAAGCGCGCTGGGCGCTGCTTCGATCGGGTTGCGGCCGGCGAGACGATCTATGTTGTGCGCGGCGGACGGTTGCTGGCGCGCATCGTGTCCGTCGACGACTCGGGGATGGCCCCGGGGCCGACGGACCGCGGTGGCGAAATCGACCTTGACGAACTGCGTAAGCGTGCGGGTCGCTACTTCGACCGGGTTGAGGCGGGACAGACGATCGAGGTCCGCCGCGGCGGCAAGGTGGTCGCGCGGATCGTCTCGGTGGCCTAA